Proteins encoded within one genomic window of Entelurus aequoreus isolate RoL-2023_Sb linkage group LG26, RoL_Eaeq_v1.1, whole genome shotgun sequence:
- the LOC133643558 gene encoding uncharacterized protein LOC133643558, translating into MTSEAESNEHDYADTAAELQAGAGEESAKAGEQRGRRRARVLEDKTCCCCCCSGHFERQGRGFNRRAVFTFTTPEAAQWVFPDAAAVTKKSFVCETCAQVIRTKCWRKNNGKRVVWLKPPSAKQVSVQHKKRGFRMGKKSKAALLVSKSCYKSAFRTLWSAKGARKPMMDFLSRELREEMKVLSRHADSPFHQKVSSKKLLSFFPWGRCLSWAQEHAPLITTCLSSMFPTVNALVKSSHQLSQEEAQMQVVRRSVLTLAVPLFTRNIWKNNFLQAALGAKLRLQGCSGAALDTLNSLGLCQNKDTVRLRLHRLHGGGKANGGQRLSEDQMADIEEDDVEDEEEEEEDDEDDEEEAEEQEEEEMEKRRRKKRKREKHEEEEEDNDEGSEQRKRRVVVVRLGLLKGHSEVGRSDLSAP; encoded by the exons ATGACGAGCGAGGCCGAGTCCAACGAGCACGACTATGCCGACACCGCCGCCGAGCTCCAAGCAGGCGCCGGGGAGGAGTCGGCCAAAGCGGGCGAGcagcgcggccggcggcgggcgAGGGTCCTGGAGGACAagacctgctgctgctgctgctgcagcgGACACTTCGAGCGACAGGGCCGGGGCTTTAACAGGAGGGCCGTGTTCACCTTCACCACCCCGGAGGCCGCCCAGTGGGTCTTCCCGGACGCGGCCGCCGTCACTAAGAAGTCGTTTGTGTGCGAAACCTGCGCTCAGGTCATCAGGACCAAGTGTTGGCGCAAAAACAACGGCAAGAGAGTTGTGTGGCTCAAACCTCCTTCCGCCAAACAG GTGAGTGTTCAACACAAGAAAAGGGGCTTCAGGATGGGCAAGAAGAGCAAAGCAGCACTGCTGGTAAGCAAGTCTTGCTACAAGTCTGCCTTCAGGACCCTGTGGTCCGCTAAGGGCGCCAGGAAGCCCATGATGGACTTCTTGAGCAGAGAGCTGCGAGAGGAG ATGAAGGTGCTGTCGCGGCATGCTGACAGTCCCTTCCACCAAAAGGTGTCGAGCAAGAAGCTGCTGTCCTTCTTCCCGTGGGGGCGCTGCCTGAGCTGGGCCCAGGAACACGCTCCGCTCATCACCACCTGCCTGAGCTCCATGTTCCCCACCGTCAACGCCCTCGTCAAGAGCAGCCA CCAGCTGTCGCAGGAGGAGGCGCAGATGCAGGTGGTGCGACGCAGCGTGCTGACGCTGGCGGTCCCGCTCTTCACCAGGAACATCTGGAAGAACAACTTCCTGCAGGCGGCGCTGGGGGCCAAGCTCCGCCTTCAGGGCTGCTCCGGCGCCGCCCTCGACACCCTCAACAGCCTGGGACTTTGCCAAAACAAGGACACAGTCAGGTTACGGCTTCACCGGCTGCACGGCGGCGGCAAGGCG AACGGCGGACAGAGGCTGAGTGAAGATCAGATGGCTGACATCGAGGAAGATGACGTTGAGgacgaagaggaagaggaggaggacgaTGAGGACGACGAGGAGGAGGCTGAAgagcaagaagaagaagagatggaaaagaggagaaggaagaagaggaagagagAGAAGcacgaggaagaggaggaggacaaTGATGAAGGCTCTGAGCAGAGGAAGAGAAGGGTGGTGGTGGTACGACTTGGTTTGCTCAAGGGACACTCGGAGGTCGGGCGGTCTGACCTATCGGCTCCCTGA